Genomic segment of Chloroflexota bacterium:
TGGTGGCCTCGCTCATCATTACGCCGGGGCTCACCGCTGGGGGCTAGCGCACCGTCGCCCCCAGATGAGGCTTCGCCTCGGCGGGGACGCCGGGCGCGCGCCGCCCGCTCGCGCGGATGGACCATCCTCCGCATCGGCGGCACCGCCATCACGCTCGACCCAAGCTGGCTCATCATCTTCGTCATCATCGCCTGGATGACCTCGGAGTCCGTGATCCCCCTGCGGCTCTTCGAGTCCGCCGCTCAAGCGGGCCTGGCGCCGCCGCCGCCGGGTTCGCAGGCGAGCTACTGGGCCGGCGGGCTGCTGGCCAGCTTCGTCTTCTTCGGCTCGATCGTGGCCCACGAGGCGGCCCACGCCCTCATGGCCGTGCGCCGCGGCATCGCCGTGCCGCGGATCAGGCTCTTCGTGTTCGGCGGCGTGGCCGAGATCTCCCAGGAGCCGCGCGCCGCCGGCCAGGAGTTTGCCATCGCCATCGTCGGCCCGCTCACCAGCGCCGCCATCGGCGGCGTGTTTCTGGCCCTGGCCCAGGCGCTGCCGCCGGCCACCGTGCCGCGCGTGACGGCGCAGTGGCTCGGCGAGATCAACCTCTTTCTGGCCGCCTTCAACCTGCTGCCGGGCTTCCCGCTCGACGGCGGACGCGTGCTGCGCGCCATCGTCTGGGGCATCACGCAGAACGTGCACACGGCCACGCGCGTCGCCAGCCTTGCCGGCGCCGGCTTCGGCATCCTCCTCATCCTGTTCGGCGTCGTGCAGTTCATCGCATTCCGCGGCCTCGGCGTGCAGGCGCTGTGGGCCGTGTTCATCGGCTGGTTCCTGTGGTCGGCCGCGCGCTCGGCGCTGC
This window contains:
- a CDS encoding site-2 protease family protein; the encoded protein is MTSESVIPLRLFESAAQAGLAPPPPGSQASYWAGGLLASFVFFGSIVAHEAAHALMAVRRGIAVPRIRLFVFGGVAEISQEPRAAGQEFAIAIVGPLTSAAIGGVFLALAQALPPATVPRVTAQWLGEINLFLAAFNLLPGFPLDGGRVLRAIVWGITQNVHTATRVASLAGAGFGILLILFGVVQFIAFRGLGVQALWAVFIGWFLWSAARSALREGDVRRRLSSMVVRDVTRAFTQAPFPRDAVAAEVESSISAENAPPVWPVADAAGDVYAMVATRDIAAVPPFLRETTRVGDIAREIDPEDVLEPDTSLDGVLQDAQRRHRGYYVVSAGGRVAGWVYVGDLLRAGRQRRSRSSGAQ